A stretch of DNA from Ctenopharyngodon idella isolate HZGC_01 chromosome 6, HZGC01, whole genome shotgun sequence:
tctaaagaagaagaagactACAGTGAAGAAGAACACACTGAACCCGTACTACAATGAATCCTTCAGCTTTGAGATCCCTCTGGAGCAAATGCAGGTAGATTATGCAGTTAGACCAgagtttgttttatatattaaagtaaaaacatattatattatattataattttaatatttaaaaaaaaaaaatctataggTTTTGATTCACATTGTaacaaatatttcatatattttaatatattacactatTTTATGATATACTAAAATTTACtaatttaatattgtttatagGTTTGATTTGCATAgtcacaaaattttaatatatttaaaatattatactaTTTATATTATACTTGCATTTATTATACtagattattatattataattttatattttaatatttaaaaaataaaaattgtttagaaaatgaatttatttacattttttctttttctttcaaagtTTTGCCAATTGTATATAGTTTAAATGtttgatgttatttatttatttatttttattattatatgccTGAATGTGCATATATGTTATTTAGCATATAGTAAACTTgaagtttacattttatgctaaaattaaataaaaagtagatcacaaaaaatgtttatggGCTTGGCTTCacaaatttttaatatattttaagatataataTCTAATTGTATATtatgattttatgttttaatattttaaatatgaaaaagtaGGCTTTAATTCACAGTCACAAAAtttgaatatactgtattttaaaatattatactatttaattatacattataactTTAGATTTtagatgtaaaaataaaaaaaaatgtttatagtcTTTGATTCAGAATAAAGGTTGAATTTGATGATTCAcaattttggggaaaaaatgcacTGAAACATCCCGAGTTCCACAAGTTCTTCAACGTTCATTAGTTTTTAGTATCAGATTtttacaatacattaaaattagcTTGGgtaaatgattttcttttttgtttttctacttTAGAAAATCATTGTGGTGGTGACGGTCTTCGACTACGACAAGATCGGCAAGAACGATGCCATTGGAAAGATCTTCATTGGCAGCAAAGCCTCAGGCACAGCGCTGAAGCACTGGTCCGACATGTTGGCCAACCCGCGCCGCCCAATCGCCCAGTGGCATCCCCTCCAACCGGAGGAAGATATCGACGGCGCTCTGGCTGCCCTTAATGCCAAGAAGTAACTTCTCACATCTCAACCTGACTAACCAACTAACTAACCAACCCACCACTGCATGACACCCCACACTCATCCATACGTGCTCTGCCAGTTTGTTTCGCATAATCACCAACAAAAACACTGAATACTCTAAAGAATATACTTGAAAAGATGAACAATATCACATGTTCGCCACATAGTGTAAACCGAGGCAGGAGAAACAGACAAATGTGACACATTTGGTCCGAAAGAACATTTGCAAATATCAAGCAAAATGGCAGTAGAAGTAGCCAgcaagaaatacattttttaacactgATTGTTAAAACCCAACAATGAAAGTGTCCAAATTTAAAAgtgtacaaaaaaaatcagtaaacacacctggagaatttttttttttttttgcaatttccCTATAATTTTCCCTACATCATGTCACATTATTCTACATTTTCAACTAGTTAACTGGATTGTATATTATAAGAGGTTTTTATTTCATCTCATGAACAGGAAGGAATTTATTTCGGATATACTGGTTTTGTAAACTTGAATTTTGTGCCTAATCAAAAAGTGCAAATAGAGTTTatgttacaaatatttacacGTTTGCACAATTAACAAAGCAATGATCACGTTCAGTTAAACATCCCAGGAGAAGTAACTGGTGTAGAACAGAGTTGTTTACATTGTCAGTGGGTAAATCAGGCCTTTGGGTCAGAGTTGAATCATAAGACACGTGCATTTATGTGCCCAAAAGAAAGAAGATTCAGGTCTATGGTTTTGTAATAGTGCAGTTGATAGGACTGTATTAATAAATGGGAATACATGGGCTAATAATTAATGAGATGTTGCAATatacattaatgttaaattCCACACTAGTCAAGCATGGTTTACACATAGTCAGTGTAAAGATATAGACACACAAATAGAGACACGtttcctaaccagacgcgatgcgactatagctgtttccatccaaagtagtgaatttaacttgtgcGCAAATTTGGAATATCACATGAAAAGTGCGAATAAAGCATTCAGTGAGACCAAGAGaacacttcctgataaactggcgctaaatatcactgtatataataaCTTTCGTGTATAATATTTACTTGCCCCTCAGAGCGCGCAGACGAACCGCATGTTTTCTCGCGTTCAGATGCCTAGTGTTTGTGAACGCGATCGTGTCAAGCGCTTCAtagagggaattaaaccaaaccactttaatgacagactttgctcaggcattacagaatgactaaaacagcatttcagattcTGTGCTACGAGATCGGTCCgctggttggtccagttatgccATCCCATCGCAAAGTCATGTCTTTTTTGATGCTCATCGAGCATTTTATTCTGTAAAAGTGTTTCATCGTAGATTTTTACGTATCGCATAagttttttatgcgcatttttagaatATATGCGCATATTTGCATTtccatccagtgttttttttattttttatgtgatattccaaATTGCGCATATATATAGGTGGATGGAAATATGAGACGCAAAAAAGTCTGTCAAAggacaaagattgtttcagttactcggtatgtatttttaataatgttaaaatggtgtaatattaatgaatttgattatgtacgTTATCAATTTCGTTGCGAGTGCCGGGAGCTTGCAGACAGAGCCCGCCCacgcgctcttctgattggctgtgatttttgatcgACTTCTATGGAAGGCCAAAAGGTTCAAAAACAAGTGAATTTTAACACATGTAACACGTAAAATATGTGTATTTCACGCGCAAACAACGCGTATTTAACGCATTTTACGTGTTGCTGACGTGTTAAAATTCACGTGTTTTTGAACCTTTTGGCCTTCCATAGAAGTcgatcaaaaatcacagccaatcagaagagcgcgtGGGCGGGCTCTGTCTGCAAGCTCCCGGCACTCGCAACGAAATTGATAAcgtacataatcaaattcatgaaaattacatcattttaacattattaaaaatacatactgagttactgaaataatctttgtcatagaatacacttgtttgttcacaatgagttgacagtttgaactttattgtttcattttatttattttgaacatcTGAGGTAAATTCTTCACCGTTGCTTTCAGTACGGTTATAAAAGACataaaatgatattcaaacttaaattagacgcttttaacattaaataaagcacataaacagtacctgacattattattatcatactttgtgttgttccAGCCGCGTCGCGgctagttaggacaaaaactctgattaacatggaaaatataccttttatcgcgtgtcgcgtctggttaggacacggtgtaaagCTGTGATTACAGTGCCAAATCCAGATGTTCATATCTCTCACATATAAACCTGGCAGGCGTCGTGTTCACTAAAGCTGGCTGTGTTTCGTGGGATCATACAAATGAAATTTGCACATTTAGTCGGTGTGTCCTTGAGAGATTTTCATgagtatttaaaatacattttgaaaaccTGGTTGACGTCACTGCCTTCTTTGTTCGGAGCTCAAACTCACCCGAGTTCATTTAGGAAACTCCCACTCTCCGAGATGCCAAAGTATTTAAGTGGAATTGAACGGTAAGTGGCGGTAAACTTCACCcacatataaaataaagcaatccGAAGCGTTCAGATCCACTCGACTCCAGCTCCATCCCCAACGATGCTTGTGTATATATGCATTGATCAAATTGGTTTCTACAGCATGTACCTATAAATTGATGTACATAGAAGCATGTTTTAAAGATAGAGCATAATTATATTGTGTATGTGTGGCATTTGTCATTTTGATAATAAAATGTAGAGGAAGGATATAATGCACTGAATGCACATTTTATGAAATTTCCCTGAAAGGGTGTAAGACATTTaagaatatattaatatagagtTTTTCAAAATACTTTTGAATTAAGAGTTGTGTGTAATGTGAGTGATAGACTCATGCTTGTGGTGTCAGTTTGACttgatttacatttatttactttttattgtcCAGTCAACATGTATTTGTCACGTTCCTGTGTTTATTCTGTCCTGTTGatgtgaaaataagaaataaaaatgttcagttgTGAATTTACAGGAATGTCTTGTTAGGGTGAATCTCGCAAAAACAtatccaggtcacatttcaccacaaaatcagaagaaacaaatcaaatgttttgcataaagaaaattaagcctttttttttgcattaaaataatgagAATATAATGGAGAAAAGTGCTTAATTTTTATGATACTAATGCAAAAAAAGTAGTAATGGTCCTATTTTTCTCCCAGGGAagtatttcttatttctttcttttgatttcgGTGTGAAACATGACCTGAATGTTGTTTCATGAGATTCATCTGTTAATGTACAGTGTGTAAAACCGCTTTCTGAAACTAGAAGCCATATGCATGGGCCCTCACAAGAGCTCATCGTTTTTGGACAAAACAAACACCTCAACAGAAATCAATAATGTAATAACCTTCACGCATTTGAGCCAAAATGATGTGAAAGCAACTGTCTGTTCAAAGAcggtttttgttttgtaattctTCACAATAATTGAATTATAAGCAAGGGATATTGGCAGGTATGAAAGTGCTGCCCTTATgttttttcataataacatgTATTCACACAGTTGCTTGCAAAAAATTAGTGAGATGTATTGTCATAATTATGGTGATCCACATGTACAATGGCATGAGTTTATAATACAGTGTGTGTACAGTTGACAACCAGCTCAATAGACCTACGCAAACGTGTATTTTTTTAGGTCATTTTTTTGGTAAATTTAGTTTTGGATGTTATTTTTGCATATGATTTTCTGAAGAACTACACTTTTGATCCTTAGtttttctaacattattttatagaatTCAGAATTATTAAATGCAACGACAGATTTTCATTAGATGGGCGCAGCTGAATGTCTATATCAATGTATATAGAGGCCAAGATGGTATAATTCATGATCAAAGATGGTCTTTTAACGGCCAATGTGtcataaattgtttttgttctcaTATTTATTGTATTCACCTTCAATTCCTTCATTGAATGTTTGGTCTGTTATATgtaatcatttaatttttttatatgacTCTCTGTTTGGTTGAACAGCCTTGGACTGTCTACTGCTACTTAGGAATATTTGTCTGCTTCTGTGTGTTGTACTTTGCAATAGGACCAATGTAGAAAAATGTCTTAATGTTTCTTCTGTGGACGTGAATCAAACTGCAGGGGTCTGGTGTTCCTCTGCAGAGCAAGCAACAAAATCCCAGTCTTCCCTGGGACACTGTGGATGCCAGTCGACTGGCCCCCTTCCCTCTCTGTGTTCAGACAGGTTTCCATTCTAATATCGGACCATATAGTCACAAAGACCTTCCCAATGCAATACTGCCAACATCTCAGCTTACTAACATCTCCTAACAGTCCCGACTCATCGTGTAAAGACTCTTCCAAAGAACTGATGCCTTCCTTTTCTGTTTGTCCTGTGTGGAAGTTCCAGTGTTGTCGATTCCTTTCGTGGATGCTTTGGCATGCTTTGAATTCCCCTTCTACAAATGAACACATCGGCCagtgaagaaaaagaaagcCTTTCCTCTGGCGATTCGTGTAGCTTCTTGTCATCCTGTACAACCAATGTGAAAACCAACCAATAGAACATCTACATGCAGATTTATCCATGAGTTATCGATTAGTTAATCATAAGAAATAAAgatcttttaaatatattatgtttgAAGTGTTGTGTCAGTCCTTGAATGAAGACGGTAGGTTTTgactgaattaaatatttttattcatatagGCTACTGTGGGATTTGTGTATAGTACTCCAAGATAATATAACTATTTGTTATATCTAGTCTAGTTTAAACTGGGTAACTTTTTGACAAAGAAAAACTCTCTTGTGTGCTATCAAATTTCTAACGGAAAAATTATTTAAACGATTCATGCCTGACACGCAAATGAAAATCTGTCCCTGAAATCTGTATGATGATTTccccaaaaaatatataataaaataaaaattaattgatatacaataatataaataaatgtccaGTGATAAAAACAGACAGGGACATTTGGTGACATTGGCTCACTGTGATTGGTCAATCTTGACCAGTGCTGAGAAAAGTAACAGCTACCACGTGACAAAGCCCGTCTACTTTCAGTAGTGCTCTGATCAATAATTTACACCTGAATAATGGCACCGATTAACGTAAAATGAAAgatattgaatttaaataatacattgaaGAATTAAAATATAAGGTGTATTATTAAAATCCGCCGTATCTGCTGCTTAATCTGTTTCTAGGATTTGTCCTCCCGTGCAGCAGGAGGCAGTAAAGCTCAACAAAGACAAACTCGAACGCATTCGAGGCAAAGCACCGGATGTGTTTATCCTAAATCTGACAACAAACACAGCCGTTTAAAGTGACTGTTTTATTAATTCTCAATTTTCCATAACATAGCAAAGGCTACAAATTAATATCTACAGGTAagtggtttgttttgtgtgtgtttgatttatagatgtaaagatattttaacagtgcatgtcagcGACGCGTCAGAGCCGAAACGGTCCGGTTAGAATCAAACATCGTGTTAGTTTTGCACTGCTTAACTTATCTGACGAAGACGTACTATGGTAATACCATGCACTATGTtcttgtgagtgtgtgttgttGAATAACGTGTGTTTAtccgcagcagcagcagctcagCATCATGTCTGCAGATCTGGATCTGTCTCCTCCAGAGGTTCCCGAACCCACTCTCTTCGAGAGTCTCTTGCGTTATGGATTATTTCTAGGGGCCATTTTTCAACTCATCTGCATTTTAGCTATAATTATACCCACATCCAAGAGCCACGAACAGGTGCGGACAAAATACACTATTACAGATTTGCCGTGATATCTGACAACGGTCaaagttttaaagggatagttcacccaaaaatgaaaattctgtcagttaattactctccctcatgtttcAAACaagtaagactttcgttcatcttcggaacacaaataaagatatttttgatgaaatctgagagttttctgtccctccaaagacagtcactttgacgcttcaaaaagttcataaagagatcgtaaaactaatccatatgaattgagcggttttagtccagattttctaaagagactcgATCCCTTTATATGATTtacagattaaatttaggcttttattcacataaacattcattaacacacatcagttgtggtaaacagaagctcaagcatgtttgcttgacgtgcgagaagcaatgaggttcattctcgtgtgttaaacagcacgtttgagcttccctagtgatgggagaaacgaaGCTTTTCGAAGCTTCGAATCAATTGAGCCAATTGCTTCGTCAAATGATTCATTGTTTAGAAGCGTTTGAAACGCCATACGCTGGTGACGCCTTCCggtcaaaacagtgtaaatgcaagaaaaactcaggccaaacatgtataaaacagcttttatacatttcaagtgttttattgaaagtataaTCTAGCAAATacaattaactaatcatctaacatcattaaatattaagtgtaatatgtgttcttttatcattttattagggcttgttttgtttgttctatggatggctcagctaaataagagactattaactactattgttccttttaattatacaaatGTCTCATTAAAACGTCTAcaaactgatcagagatcaggtaaaaaccatagacacttgttcaaGGGTTCACCGCTGGGGGGCGAAACTCAGTGACTCcgcatgattcatgggttcacagagatcatcgccccccagtggtgaaccactgaaatttcgaaacattttgaaacagttatggcgtaacaaagcctcgtttactgtaatcatgtgactttggcagtttgaaacaCGCCCCGAACCAAAGATTTGTAAAGGTtttgaaccaatgaggtttgttcttgtgcgtcaaACATGTTCAgttgagcttttgtttatgttcgctgataaatgtttttgaataaaagcctaaattcaatttgttcatcatataaagcgaccgtgtcacttcagaaaatttggattaaaccgcGCTATTCATATGGGTTatattttacgatctctttatgaactttttgaagtgttgtgTAGACTATGGAGGgatagaaatctctcagatttcattaaaaagatcttcatttgtgttttaaagatgaacgacgtgagggtaaatagatgatgacagaatttttatatttgggtgaaccctttaagtGAGTTAAATATAGATggtaccatgttttttttttttttttttttggcagataGAAATGGACAgaagatagatatatagatatggTTGATGattgatggatagatagaaagaaattGACAGATATGTCAGATAGATATGgctggatgatagatagatagatagatagacagacaaatgatAGATATCtatcagatagatagatagatagataacatttgtctgtgtctatctatctatctatctatcatccgaccatatctatctatctatccagtGTAATACCAGTGTATTCTCTTAGCGCAACAGTTCTTTTATGTCAaaacactacaggcaaaacttATAATGCAAAACATGtcttaatgtaataataatgatcAATCAACTGGGGAAATATGGTGATATATTAGTCAACTTGTGTCTTGCCATAAGGGGGTTTGAAATTCAAATGAATTTATTCTGTTGTATTTCATAATTCTAGGTGGAGCCGTCAGAGCCGGTGGACACTCGCAGCTCTGAGCAGAACCGAAAGCCAAAGGGACCCGTTCAACAAATCCGACAGAAGCTGAAAAAGGAGAGCAAGAAGAAgagatagtgtgtgtgtgtgtactgacTGACAGTGAATGTGAACGAGAAGGAAACACTAAAGGTGCAGCAGGAACCTTGTGTAAAGATTCAGCTGTGGATTTGCTATTGATTTAGAGGATGTGCCTCAAACGAGATATTGTTCAGTTCAGCCATTATAACATCTGATGTTGCCACATGCTTCAAAACAGTGTTATGTTGCACATTATACATGTATCTGTGTTTTTGAATAATCTTTAGTGTTATTTTTATGGCTTTTTTAAGTAGCTTCATCTGAATAAACTGATGGCTGTCTGTTCTGCTCATTTCTTTCTGTGGTGATAATTACAATGTTCAATAATAGTGTAATCCAGGTGTAATGTTCAAATGGCACACAagatatttacttattttaaaaatatatttatatactgtttttaaaaaaatattgcttttaaaattacaattctaAATGGATTGTTTCAAGTAAGCATTACAGCATAATGCAAGctataaatgattttattttcataatctgGCTAATAAAATCTCTTAAGAGTGCTAATTATCATGATCAAGAAATGCTTGctatttaaaaaagattaataaatggaCATGTTAAGTATTTGAGAATTGTATTTAAAACTATGAACTTGATACATTgataacactttttttcttaagaacATTTTCATGAATCTGGAACTCttgaaacaaatataaaactGCATGAACAacaattttgcattttaaatattacagaaaAGCTTTCATAATTCTTACGTAAATTAAGGAcacaaatataaacatatttaagtaTAATTATGATTACATCAGCTGTGTTAGAATATCTAGTAGTAACTACTAACTAATCAGCATCCAGTTTACTAATAATTATCTGCCAGATTGGTTTGCATTTTAGTTTGTTCCAACAAAGTAACAGccactttaaaacattttatttgaaatacacaTTGATAAATATGTCTCATAAAGTTGCTCTTTgattaaaaacatgatttgagAAAATAGGCATTatataaacaataacaaaacacaCTGATATTATGTCTAATGTGATCTTACTGAAATCATCTTTTTGTGTACAAATCATAGATATGATGAAAAACAAGGAACTGAAATAGAGATCAATGCCAAGACGTCTTCATCAGCCTGATGCTGTTTCATGAGAGGGGATGTTGATTTGTCTTCCACATTAGAGCTTATTTTTATGAACAAGGTCCCTTCTTATAACAGCATTCACtgcagagaaaaataaaaacaaaaacatcattaGTAGTGTTTGCTAAACTGATGTGATCAAACCTCCAACAGTAAGTATTAAATGTCAGTTTGTGTTCCAGACATACTGTATGTGTTGTTGAGGACACTGTGCTGTTCCTTTACTAAGTGATGCACCATTTTCACCTGCCGACTTTTATCAAGACATTTTTATGACGCTCATGCATCACACAGACGTGAATGAACGCAAGGTCGGACACTGCAGTCAGTCTGCGCCCCACCCAGACACAACGATGTACCTAACCTTCCACTAGCTGGCAGCACAGAGTTTAACCTGATAACTTTATTTGGTTGTGCTTCCTGTTTTTCTGCTGAGACAAGTTAGTGGGCTAAAAATGGAAAGTTTTCAGTCTAAAATTAGATTAGGGGACACAAGGGGTTGCGTTTACAGGTATAATCGGCTTGAAATAGAAGCTGAAGCGTTGGCTTGATACTTTGTAACTCCTACACCATCCACCGCAAATACAAACAAATCTACATCTGTGCTCTAATAATAAAACGTGGCTCACAATATCAACTATACCAGGCTTTACGTGAATAAACACAATTCAAGTTTATTTACGAGCGCTTTTGTGATTGAATGCTTTCCTGAAAGATCAATAATGTGTCCTGTTTGTCCCTGTGTGCGTTTTAGGTCTGCTAGGAGCTCAATATTTAACAGGCGTTGGCAGAACCTGAGGCACTGACCCATATAGCGGCGCCTGATAAGAGTGGCATACATTAGAGACTCGTGCACAGGCCTCAGAAAGAAACTACTAAATATCTGCTATATCAACACACAACTTGTGTTTGTTTAGACACAATAGTGTGGCATGCTATACACCATATAAAATCCTGTATTTAAATGAaagttaaaaagcatttaatatGGAAGAGCCaagcaataataaataaataatataataaataaataaataatttaaataatacataaatcattaaatttttagaaaaaaagttgtttcgagaaaaaaatcattaaatttcaagaaaaagtcgaaataaaatgtcaacaatAAACTCACCAAATTTCAAGAATAAAGTCAtcgttttgagaaaaaaagttacatttcgaGAAAAAAGTTGAAGTAAAATGTCGACATTACACAccaaattttgagaaaaatgttGTTGTGTTAGAAAAAACTCgaaaaaaaatgttgagaataaactcaCCAAATTTCAAGAATAAAGTCGTGTTTCAAgaaaaacttgttaaattttgagaaaaaaagttgaaataaaatgtggataataaacacacaaaatttcaagaataaagttgttgtgtttcaagaaaaaaatagttaaattttaagaaaaaaagtcgAAATAAAGTGTCGACAATAAACTCACCAAATTTCGAGAATGTAGTCATtgtgtttcgagaaaaaaactcattaaatttagagaaaaaaagtctaaataaaatgtCGGCAATAAACTCCCCAAATTTCAAGAATAAAGTCGTTGTGTTCTGAgaaaaaacttgttaaatttcaagaaaaaaagtcgaaataaaatgttgagaataaactcatCAAATTTCAAGAATAAAGTtgtgtttcgagaaaaaaatatttacatttcaagAAAAATGTCGAAATAAAATGTGGAGAATAAACGCATTTGATCACAGCCGTGTCTGGTGTGCGACATATGGCGCTTCATCCATAGCGCGCACACAGAAAGCGCATGAATAGGCCTACTCTTCTTGAGCTTGAACGAACAAATACACTTAAAAGTATGGCAAAAGTTGGAACTGAGAATTGTTATTCAAAAGAAAGCCTAAATATAGCTTGACTAAATGATTAATCTCTGTCATGTTCTCTATCAGCAATGAACACTGATCGAATGCGTGTTTATTCTCGACATTTTATTTCGActtttttctcgaaatttaaagatttttttctcgaaacacaatgactttattctcaaaatttaatggGTTTATTcttgatattttatttagactttttttctcaaatttttttttatggaaacacgactttattctcgaaatttaatgattttattatcAACATCGTATTTCGACTTATTTCCTCAAAATTTAACGAGTTTAATCttgcattataatgactttaatctcgacatggttttatttttttattacttggccctaatcctcttccataaattaaaaatggtgaaaaactaggtttataaaataaacagctCCAGtcctaaaaatataatatatatacacatataaatgtataaactaAAATCTTGATGTCCGAAAACGAACCTGTTCAAAACTTGGATGTTGTAGGTGGTTGTCAGGACGTTGCCtttgcagttgctaaggtgttctgagtgttttagcatgttgctattcAAATTTTCAAATCATTTGAAGCAAAagaagtatttgaaaatcattcaaaaagacaaaggtacaagactgtgtgaCAGCTTTAATGAAAGAACTACAAttccatgaagcattgcaaaagacaatcaaattaaaaacaaaaaatttgaaataagAAACTACTAATATATACACTgactcggtaacactttacaagtgatttgattttaataatgtattagtaaatgttgaagttaacattaactaagtttaataaatgctgtagaagcaTTGTTCATtgctagttaatgttaactaaagtagttaattaatgttaactaacGAAACCttcttgtaaagtgttaccactgaCTCTGtcattcacagtgcttcatgggagtggatGAGCACTAAATTGTTTTTTGGCACGATTTCTTTCAGTTCTGTGATTGGAGATTTGtctgcagaatcatgggtaatgtagtttttcaccagaatttatgctgtaaaaaaagcctgttcacaccaggaacgataactataaagataacaataaagatatagttcaaAATATagaagaatagcactg
This window harbors:
- the manbal gene encoding protein MANBAL, with product MSADLDLSPPEVPEPTLFESLLRYGLFLGAIFQLICILAIIIPTSKSHEQVEPSEPVDTRSSEQNRKPKGPVQQIRQKLKKESKKKR